The following coding sequences are from one Synergistaceae bacterium window:
- the mazG gene encoding nucleoside triphosphate pyrophosphohydrolase, whose product MTKNTSVTDKFNHLIEIMRRLRAPDGCPWDKEQTLSSLKRYIIEEAYELIEAIENEDNANICEEAGDLLLQVVFVSIIADEQNFFNLSNVIDGISDKLKRRHPHVFGDLKLNDKSEVLNTWEKIKSRERKQEQNNHSILEGIPKTLPSLLKAYRMQERAANVGFDWPKGAIATVLQKIDEEISEVKDAIKTKNKHRIEDEIGDSFFSIVNLCRHLEIDPEESLNNASRKFALRFQHIEETISNSKKTWSDFSLEELEAFWIIAKLKENDKKIKN is encoded by the coding sequence ATGACTAAAAATACATCCGTAACAGACAAGTTTAATCACCTTATAGAAATAATGAGGCGTCTTAGAGCTCCAGATGGTTGTCCTTGGGATAAAGAACAAACCCTTTCTTCATTAAAACGCTATATTATAGAAGAGGCTTATGAATTAATAGAGGCAATAGAAAATGAAGATAATGCAAATATATGTGAAGAAGCAGGAGATCTTTTGTTACAGGTTGTTTTTGTATCAATCATTGCTGATGAGCAGAATTTTTTTAATTTATCAAATGTAATTGATGGCATATCTGATAAACTTAAAAGACGACATCCACATGTATTTGGAGATCTTAAACTAAATGATAAATCAGAAGTTTTAAATACTTGGGAAAAAATAAAATCAAGAGAGCGTAAGCAAGAACAAAATAATCATTCTATTCTAGAAGGAATACCCAAAACACTCCCTTCATTATTAAAAGCATATAGAATGCAGGAAAGGGCAGCAAACGTTGGTTTTGATTGGCCTAAAGGAGCGATAGCAACTGTTTTACAGAAAATAGACGAAGAAATATCTGAAGTTAAAGATGCCATAAAAACAAAAAATAAGCATAGAATTGAAGATGAAATAGGAGACTCTTTTTTTTCAATAGTGAATTTATGCAGACATCTTGAAATTGATCCGGAAGAGTCACTAAATAATGCATCTAGAAAGTTTGCACTTAGGTTTCAACATATAGAAGAAACGATATCTAACAGCAAAAAAACGTGGTCAGACTTTTCACTAGAAGAACTTGAAGCGTTTTGGATAATAGCAAAATTAAAAGAGAACGACAAAAAAATAAAAAATTAG
- a CDS encoding DEAD/DEAH box helicase, with the protein MNKSKSNNFFTLSVDFWNRNKAVFVPTKGAMRSWLCKDCNTQLLVILPDQRQAKEFYNDAKSLNIKESIYYLPEIPFIEDKFKIHAIRMSRGGILSRFRNTNGMLIATPTSLLAPFENTDYSFQLSVGQNIPRDTLIEWLIKNMYVQNDLVWSPGQYVVRGSIVDIYSPSEDYPLRVEYFDDEIVSLRQFLPETQKSIFYLENFYIRSLIPEINRVSLEKNFASNMHIIYFDPKEIEDSAENTLWLWKNLDSNLQKALPYLEWSFLSKKLSKYKRIRVVHDTNTISYKMPIKQFPLHKGKLKDLDKLIDSFVYEGYKISFFTRSELSKDWTQDKVYEHISKSISEGFIDPIEKIVLISDYELFGFNLIENTDYINAPRDWGAGLEPGQWVIHDDYGVAKYIGSKIVTTVDGEQEYLVLEYAEEQRLLVPVLYSYKISAWSPLPGQEPVLNSLKGSRWKRSSEKTFELAKKTAADLLKVYAEREIIKGHSFSINTELMKEIEGSFPYEETVDQRKAIEAVTIDMQASYPMDRLIVGDVGFGKTELAIRAIAISVFDGKQAVLMTPTTLLAQQHYETISSRFSNLPVIVRVISRFVPLPEQREIINDLKKGKVDVIIGTHRLLSEDIKFKDLGLVVIDEEHRFGVKHKEHLKKTAPYVDILMLSATPIPRSLSLSLSGLRDISLLQTPPQRRLPIITVVRPWSENLLINAVLREKNRGGQVFYVHNRINDIHEKAAKLKKLFPKLKIGIAHSKTPEVALEKTMSLFSSGEIDILVCTTIVESGLDIPNANTLIIDDTHELGLAQIYQLRGRVGRREEQAFAFLFYPVETALSTNAKERLEAIAELDELGAGYSLAQRDLQIRGAGDLLGVAQHGNAIKISHQKYYDLLSDEIEKIQGIYTSQVEVKILFPATIPTFYLPQEAQRVTLYRRLIKIKDPNEVVELKKETEDRFGNLPNSLKFLFDLAFVRCFAKEYGITKILCSREETIIYGEPEGKWEKLRYTGKWSKRLNGVISIGGYVGITSLCEIIKSDEI; encoded by the coding sequence ATGAACAAATCTAAATCAAATAATTTTTTCACTTTAAGTGTGGATTTTTGGAATAGGAATAAAGCCGTATTTGTCCCAACAAAAGGTGCAATGCGTTCTTGGCTATGTAAAGATTGTAATACACAACTGTTGGTCATATTACCCGACCAACGACAAGCTAAAGAGTTTTATAACGATGCAAAAAGTTTAAACATAAAAGAATCAATATATTATCTTCCTGAAATTCCCTTTATAGAAGACAAATTTAAAATTCATGCGATTAGGATGTCAAGAGGCGGAATATTAAGCCGTTTTAGAAACACGAATGGAATGCTTATAGCAACTCCTACCTCACTTCTTGCTCCCTTTGAAAACACGGATTATTCTTTTCAATTGTCTGTAGGACAAAATATACCTAGAGATACTCTTATTGAATGGTTAATAAAAAATATGTATGTGCAGAATGATCTTGTCTGGTCTCCAGGCCAATATGTTGTTAGAGGAAGTATTGTAGATATTTATAGCCCATCTGAAGACTATCCTCTCAGAGTAGAATATTTTGATGATGAAATAGTATCTCTTAGACAATTCCTGCCAGAAACCCAAAAAAGTATATTTTATTTGGAAAATTTTTATATACGTAGTTTAATTCCAGAGATAAATAGAGTCTCTTTAGAAAAAAATTTTGCATCTAATATGCACATTATTTACTTTGACCCTAAAGAAATTGAAGATAGTGCAGAAAACACATTATGGTTATGGAAAAACCTTGATAGTAATTTACAGAAGGCCTTACCTTATTTGGAGTGGAGTTTTTTATCTAAAAAACTTTCAAAGTATAAGAGAATAAGGGTTGTGCACGACACTAACACCATTTCATATAAAATGCCAATCAAACAATTTCCTTTACATAAGGGCAAGTTGAAAGATTTAGATAAGCTTATAGACTCATTCGTTTATGAAGGGTATAAAATTAGTTTTTTTACTCGTTCTGAACTAAGTAAAGACTGGACGCAAGATAAAGTGTATGAGCATATAAGTAAGAGCATTTCAGAAGGTTTTATTGATCCTATTGAAAAGATAGTCTTGATATCAGATTATGAGCTTTTCGGTTTTAATTTAATAGAAAATACGGATTATATTAATGCTCCAAGAGATTGGGGAGCGGGATTAGAGCCTGGACAATGGGTTATACACGATGACTATGGTGTAGCAAAATACATTGGCTCAAAAATTGTGACAACTGTAGATGGAGAACAGGAATATTTAGTTCTTGAATATGCAGAAGAACAAAGATTGCTAGTGCCAGTTTTGTATTCTTATAAAATATCTGCATGGTCTCCTTTGCCTGGACAAGAGCCGGTACTAAATAGTTTAAAGGGTTCACGTTGGAAAAGGAGTTCAGAAAAAACATTTGAGTTGGCAAAAAAAACAGCTGCAGACCTATTAAAAGTGTACGCTGAGCGGGAAATTATAAAAGGACACTCTTTTTCGATTAATACCGAACTTATGAAAGAAATTGAAGGAAGTTTTCCATATGAAGAAACAGTTGACCAAAGGAAAGCCATTGAAGCAGTTACTATAGATATGCAAGCTTCGTACCCTATGGATCGTTTAATAGTTGGAGACGTAGGTTTTGGTAAAACAGAGTTGGCAATAAGAGCAATAGCAATATCTGTATTTGATGGGAAACAGGCCGTTTTAATGACACCTACTACACTTTTAGCACAGCAACACTACGAAACAATTTCATCCAGATTCAGTAATTTACCGGTAATAGTAAGAGTTATTTCTCGTTTTGTACCCTTACCTGAACAGAGAGAGATTATAAATGATTTAAAAAAAGGTAAGGTGGACGTTATTATTGGTACTCACCGTTTGTTGAGTGAGGACATAAAATTCAAAGACCTTGGACTTGTAGTCATTGATGAAGAGCATCGATTTGGTGTAAAGCACAAGGAACATTTAAAAAAAACAGCACCTTATGTAGACATTTTAATGCTTTCTGCGACTCCTATCCCGCGTTCTCTTTCGCTTTCATTAAGTGGGTTAAGAGATATTTCGCTCCTTCAAACCCCCCCACAAAGGAGATTACCTATTATTACTGTAGTTAGGCCCTGGTCTGAAAATTTGTTAATAAATGCTGTGTTGCGAGAAAAAAACAGAGGTGGTCAAGTTTTTTATGTACATAATAGAATAAATGATATTCATGAAAAAGCTGCAAAACTAAAAAAACTTTTTCCAAAACTAAAGATTGGAATTGCTCATAGCAAAACGCCAGAAGTTGCATTAGAAAAAACAATGTCTTTATTTTCTTCAGGAGAAATTGATATATTGGTTTGTACTACGATTGTTGAAAGTGGTTTGGATATACCTAATGCGAATACTCTGATAATTGATGATACTCACGAACTTGGATTGGCACAGATTTATCAGCTTCGCGGGCGTGTGGGAAGGCGAGAAGAGCAAGCTTTTGCTTTTCTATTTTATCCCGTAGAAACAGCACTTTCTACAAATGCAAAAGAGAGGTTAGAGGCAATTGCAGAATTAGATGAGCTTGGAGCAGGGTATAGTTTGGCTCAACGGGATTTGCAAATAAGGGGTGCTGGTGATTTGTTAGGAGTCGCACAGCATGGTAATGCGATAAAAATAAGTCATCAAAAATATTATGATTTATTATCGGATGAAATAGAAAAAATTCAAGGGATATATACATCACAAGTAGAAGTTAAAATATTGTTTCCCGCGACAATTCCAACATTTTATTTGCCACAAGAAGCTCAAAGAGTGACACTCTACAGAAGGCTAATAAAAATAAAAGATCCTAATGAAGTTGTAGAACTCAAGAAAGAAACGGAAGATAGATTTGGGAATTTACCGAATAGTTTGAAGTTTCTTTTTGATCTAGCATTTGTACGTTGTTTTGCGAAAGAATATGGAATTACTAAAATACTATGCTCGCGTGAAGAAACAATAATTTATGGAGAGCCAGAAGGAAAATGGGAAAAATTGAGATATACAGGTAAGTGGTCTAAAAGGCTAAATGGAGTTATTTCAATAGGGGGATATGTAGGAATTACTTCTCTATGTGAGATAATAAAGAGCGATGAAATTTAA
- a CDS encoding aminoacyl-tRNA hydrolase, which yields MKLIVGLGNPGAEYIWTRHNIGWHVLDSYVKNFSLDRSSIKFKGYFWGPTLIKGQKVTFLKPKTYMNLSGESVLQAVTYMNLSTKDILVVYDDVDLPWGKIRLKKNGSAGGHKGMSSILSLLKTTDVPRLRIGIGTPSEKIALDAWVLGKIPAEQRESFDKLKDVSIKALDLWLFNGIEVAMCKINGLNFEPEEA from the coding sequence ATGAAGCTAATTGTAGGATTAGGCAATCCTGGAGCAGAGTATATTTGGACGCGGCATAATATTGGTTGGCATGTTCTTGATTCATACGTAAAAAACTTTTCTTTAGATAGGTCTAGTATAAAATTTAAAGGATATTTTTGGGGGCCAACTCTTATAAAAGGGCAAAAGGTCACATTTTTGAAACCTAAAACCTATATGAATTTAAGTGGAGAATCTGTCTTACAAGCTGTAACATATATGAACTTATCTACAAAAGATATTCTTGTAGTGTATGATGATGTAGATCTACCCTGGGGGAAAATAAGGCTTAAAAAAAACGGTTCTGCAGGCGGACACAAGGGCATGAGTTCCATATTATCTCTTCTTAAAACGACGGATGTTCCGCGGTTAAGAATAGGAATAGGGACACCTAGTGAGAAGATTGCATTAGATGCTTGGGTTCTAGGGAAAATCCCAGCAGAACAGCGGGAAAGCTTTGATAAACTGAAAGATGTTTCGATAAAAGCTCTTGATTTGTGGCTTTTTAATGGTATCGAAGTGGCAATGTGTAAAATTAATGGTCTTAATTTTGAACCAGAAGAGGCGTGA
- a CDS encoding 50S ribosomal protein L25, with the protein MAVKKENLKIEFTKREAKGTGACRKIRSKNMCPVVLYGPEYKQGFAGIVPMKSIISVANSKNKETTIIDLVLEDGSVVSSLIRDVQRHPITQQLRHVDLYQVLKGHKIKVDIPINVINEDICQGIKDGGMLIFETRFISVEIQPSDIPEQIDCDIKDLEVGSDIYVRDIPIPGESELLTDPEILVLHIALPKVQVEDEEAELGDDTHSTQEVEVISKGKEENEEKASE; encoded by the coding sequence ATGGCTGTAAAAAAAGAAAATTTAAAAATTGAATTTACAAAAAGAGAAGCTAAGGGAACAGGAGCTTGCAGAAAAATAAGAAGTAAAAATATGTGTCCTGTTGTTTTATATGGACCGGAATATAAACAAGGATTTGCTGGCATTGTGCCAATGAAGAGCATTATATCAGTAGCAAACAGTAAAAATAAGGAAACAACGATTATTGATTTGGTTTTAGAGGATGGCAGCGTGGTTTCCTCTCTCATTAGAGATGTTCAAAGACATCCAATAACACAGCAACTTAGACATGTTGATCTTTATCAAGTTCTTAAGGGACACAAAATCAAAGTAGATATTCCTATAAACGTTATAAATGAGGATATTTGTCAAGGAATTAAAGATGGTGGAATGTTAATTTTTGAGACCAGATTTATAAGCGTAGAAATTCAACCAAGTGACATTCCAGAACAAATAGATTGTGACATAAAAGACCTAGAGGTTGGTTCTGATATATATGTCAGAGATATTCCTATCCCAGGTGAAAGTGAATTGTTGACCGATCCAGAAATACTTGTTTTGCATATAGCTCTACCCAAAGTACAGGTTGAGGACGAAGAGGCTGAACTAGGCGATGATACGCATTCAACTCAAGAAGTAGAAGTTATATCAAAAGGCAAAGAAGAAAACGAAGAGAAAGCTTCGGAGTAG
- a CDS encoding ribose-phosphate pyrophosphokinase, with the protein MSSGLREVKVFSGSAHPKFAENVCLSLGCSLSASKIFRFSDGEIGVSIEESVRGADVFVVQPTCEPTNENLMELFIIVDALKRASAYRVNLVIPYFGYARQDRKTRSREPITAKLIANLLEKAGANRVVAADLHAGQIQGFFDIPVDHLTGASLLASYFQKELKQEVLNGMITVVSPDIGGVVRARKFAEKIGGTDLAIVDKRRSHEVVNSCEVMEIIGNVEGKIAILVDDIIDTAGTIVKAAEALKRRGATAIYACATHGVLSGPAIDRLKESCIKQLILTDTIPLSDEKKIEKINVLSIAPLFAEALRRIHSEHSVSILFR; encoded by the coding sequence ATGTCGTCGGGTCTTAGAGAAGTAAAGGTTTTTTCAGGAAGTGCACATCCAAAGTTTGCAGAAAATGTTTGTCTAAGTTTAGGATGCTCTCTCTCTGCTTCAAAAATCTTCAGGTTTTCAGACGGAGAAATAGGAGTATCAATTGAAGAAAGCGTCCGTGGCGCAGACGTTTTTGTTGTACAACCCACGTGTGAACCCACAAATGAAAATCTAATGGAGCTATTCATAATAGTGGATGCCCTTAAGAGAGCGTCTGCATATCGGGTTAATCTTGTTATCCCATATTTTGGGTATGCAAGACAGGACAGAAAAACTCGATCCAGAGAGCCTATAACAGCAAAACTAATAGCTAATTTGCTCGAAAAAGCAGGTGCAAATAGGGTGGTGGCAGCAGATTTACATGCCGGCCAAATACAAGGTTTTTTTGATATTCCTGTTGATCACTTAACAGGGGCTTCACTTTTAGCTAGTTACTTTCAAAAAGAGTTAAAACAAGAAGTTCTTAACGGGATGATAACGGTCGTATCTCCTGATATAGGAGGCGTAGTGCGTGCAAGAAAATTTGCAGAGAAAATAGGCGGAACAGACCTGGCAATTGTTGATAAAAGACGTTCTCATGAGGTTGTCAATAGTTGTGAGGTTATGGAAATAATAGGGAATGTAGAAGGTAAGATCGCAATCCTTGTAGATGACATAATAGATACCGCAGGAACAATAGTAAAAGCGGCTGAAGCACTAAAAAGAAGAGGAGCAACTGCAATATATGCGTGCGCTACACATGGTGTTCTCTCAGGTCCCGCAATAGATAGACTGAAGGAGTCATGCATTAAACAACTTATATTAACAGATACAATTCCACTTTCAGATGAAAAGAAAATAGAAAAAATTAATGTTCTCTCAATTGCACCACTTTTTGCAGAGGCATTGAGAAGAATACATTCAGAACATTCAGTAAGCATCCTATTTCGTTAA
- the glmU gene encoding bifunctional UDP-N-acetylglucosamine diphosphorylase/glucosamine-1-phosphate N-acetyltransferase GlmU, with the protein MANKKTSFCALILAAGKGTRMFSDTPKVLQPILDKPLIYYILQAIKKSEIGNTAVMLGFSGEKVEEWLKNERADVDILWQKEQRGTGHAVRLAQEWWSDFENILVLPGDTPHITHETLKNLIEQHVESKCDCSFLSFETSDPTGYGRVIRNQSNIKIVEEKEASEEERMCKEVNSGMYIFKTKTLAQIINELTCINKQNEYYLTEVLTLIQKQSGRIKAIKSPYSSEFFGVNNPLQLAESTSLMRENILKKWMLSGVRFMDPSTTWVGPEVKFKKDILIEPNVQLYGNSTIGTGSRIGSFSILKNAKIEENVTIVGSTRINDSIVKSNSIIGPFVFIRENSELLEEVLVGRFVEIKKSSISKKTKIPHLSYIGDSKIGENTNIGAGTITCNYDGQKKHSTIIGDDCFIGSNTIIVAPINIGNKATTAAGSTITKNVPESSLAISREKQKIIENWYSRKREKDGGK; encoded by the coding sequence ATGGCTAATAAAAAAACTTCTTTTTGTGCTTTAATTTTAGCGGCAGGAAAAGGGACTCGTATGTTTAGTGACACCCCTAAAGTTCTCCAACCCATACTTGATAAACCACTTATTTATTATATATTGCAAGCAATTAAAAAATCTGAAATTGGTAATACCGCTGTTATGTTAGGATTTTCTGGAGAAAAAGTTGAAGAATGGTTAAAAAACGAACGAGCCGATGTTGATATACTCTGGCAAAAAGAGCAAAGAGGAACTGGGCACGCAGTAAGGCTGGCCCAAGAGTGGTGGAGTGATTTTGAAAATATTCTTGTACTTCCGGGAGATACTCCTCATATAACGCATGAAACATTGAAAAATCTTATAGAACAACACGTTGAATCTAAATGTGATTGTAGTTTTTTAAGTTTTGAAACTTCCGATCCCACTGGCTATGGAAGGGTAATAAGGAATCAATCTAATATTAAAATTGTAGAAGAAAAAGAAGCGTCTGAAGAAGAACGTATGTGTAAAGAAGTCAATAGTGGGATGTATATTTTTAAAACAAAAACGCTGGCACAAATAATCAATGAACTTACTTGCATAAATAAACAAAATGAATATTATCTAACAGAAGTGCTTACTTTAATACAGAAACAAAGTGGAAGGATAAAAGCAATAAAGTCTCCTTATTCTTCAGAGTTTTTTGGTGTTAATAATCCGTTACAACTAGCAGAATCAACGTCGTTAATGAGAGAAAATATTTTGAAAAAATGGATGTTGTCTGGCGTTCGCTTTATGGATCCAAGCACGACATGGGTGGGCCCAGAGGTTAAATTTAAAAAGGATATACTAATAGAACCTAATGTTCAACTTTATGGTAATAGCACTATAGGCACTGGTTCAAGAATTGGAAGTTTTTCTATCCTTAAAAATGCAAAAATTGAAGAAAATGTTACGATAGTTGGATCAACAAGAATAAATGATAGCATAGTAAAGAGCAATTCTATAATTGGACCGTTTGTTTTTATAAGAGAAAACTCTGAATTATTAGAGGAAGTTTTGGTTGGTCGTTTTGTAGAAATTAAAAAAAGTAGCATATCTAAAAAAACAAAAATTCCACACCTATCATATATAGGTGATTCTAAAATTGGCGAAAATACGAACATAGGAGCCGGAACAATAACATGTAATTATGATGGCCAGAAAAAACATAGTACAATAATAGGTGATGATTGTTTTATAGGAAGCAATACTATAATAGTTGCGCCAATAAATATTGGTAATAAGGCGACTACGGCAGCAGGCTCGACTATTACGAAAAATGTGCCAGAATCTTCTCTTGCTATTAGTAGAGAGAAACAAAAGATAATTGAAAACTGGTATTCACGCAAAAGAGAAAAAGATGGAGGAAAATAA
- a CDS encoding UTP--glucose-1-phosphate uridylyltransferase — protein MKVFEKVRQAVFPVAGLGTRFLPATKDIPKEMLPLIDRPLIHHGVDEAVASGCSDIIFVTGSGKESIKKYFNHSENLEKHLLNQKKDDLVRIISRIPELAEFHYAFQEKPLGLGHAVLCAEKYCKDSSFALILPDDVMISNPAVLTQLDIVRSKYGGSILCLEKVNPNETSRYGIVDAEEIETGIYKINALVEKPEPKNAPSNLAIMGRYILSSSIFKHLKQIKPGKGKEYQLTDAIDSMLKTEPVYGYIYNGRRLDCGVREGWIKATIIKSLQDKKLREIVLETLKEEKII, from the coding sequence GTGAAAGTATTTGAGAAAGTAAGGCAAGCAGTCTTTCCCGTGGCCGGATTGGGGACAAGATTTTTGCCTGCGACAAAGGATATCCCAAAAGAAATGCTGCCGTTGATTGATAGGCCCTTGATTCACCATGGAGTTGATGAGGCTGTTGCGTCTGGCTGTAGTGATATTATCTTTGTTACAGGTAGCGGAAAAGAATCAATAAAAAAATATTTTAACCATTCGGAAAACCTTGAAAAGCACTTACTAAATCAAAAAAAAGATGACTTGGTTCGTATTATAAGTAGAATCCCAGAACTTGCGGAATTTCATTATGCATTTCAGGAGAAGCCATTAGGGTTGGGGCATGCTGTGCTGTGCGCTGAGAAGTACTGTAAAGACTCAAGTTTTGCTTTGATTCTTCCTGATGATGTAATGATCTCTAACCCCGCTGTGCTAACGCAACTAGACATTGTTAGAAGTAAATATGGTGGTTCAATATTATGCCTTGAAAAAGTTAACCCCAATGAAACATCAAGGTACGGAATTGTAGATGCGGAAGAAATTGAGACAGGGATTTACAAAATAAATGCTTTGGTAGAGAAACCAGAACCTAAAAATGCACCGTCCAACTTAGCAATTATGGGTAGGTATATATTATCCTCTTCGATTTTTAAACATCTAAAACAGATAAAACCCGGGAAGGGTAAAGAATATCAATTAACCGATGCTATTGATTCTATGTTAAAAACTGAACCTGTTTATGGCTATATATATAACGGGCGCAGATTAGATTGTGGGGTTAGAGAGGGTTGGATAAAGGCAACAATAATTAAATCTCTTCAAGATAAAAAATTAAGAGAAATCGTTTTAGAAACGCTAAAAGAAGAAAAAATAATATAA
- the glmM gene encoding phosphoglucosamine mutase codes for MSISENKNRRYFGTDGIRDIANRNNMTPEFALKVGRAFVSSLKKLGYKNINILVGRDTRYSGAMIQAALVSGINSAGANVTDMGVVPTPGVSYTLSNNSYSGGVIISASHNPAEYNGIKLFNSNGYKLTDEDELLVEEMLNFEHSENRPIREKIGVIISGLHHCEDYQKMLITLLSIVNKQDFKITVDAANGAASYFVGPIFENWKANVCLLANNPNGLNINDGVGVTHMNFICEATIKNASKLGIAYDGDTDRVLMCDCKGRIIDGDIMLWILARWLASEKKLGSGVVATVMSNMILEDLLKEENIKVFRCGVGDRYVMEEMRRTKSRLGGEQSGHLIAQDYANTGDGLSSGILFLKAIEDLDEDISTLVDRFDRYPQILANVEIKNKKTIMDSSKLKVQLEKAENMLLGKGRVLLRPSGTEPLIRIFVESRSEELNNKIASMLKETIEAISMENNSESI; via the coding sequence ATGTCAATATCAGAAAATAAAAACAGAAGATATTTTGGCACAGATGGAATAAGAGATATAGCAAATAGAAATAACATGACTCCTGAGTTCGCACTAAAAGTAGGGCGAGCTTTTGTATCTTCTCTTAAAAAATTAGGTTATAAAAACATAAATATACTTGTAGGAAGAGACACAAGGTATTCTGGAGCAATGATTCAAGCAGCATTAGTTTCTGGAATTAATTCTGCGGGTGCAAATGTTACAGATATGGGCGTAGTACCTACTCCCGGAGTTAGTTATACTTTGTCAAACAATAGTTATTCCGGAGGAGTCATAATAAGTGCATCACACAATCCTGCTGAATATAACGGTATAAAATTATTTAACTCTAATGGTTATAAGTTAACAGATGAAGATGAACTCTTAGTTGAAGAGATGCTTAATTTCGAACATTCGGAAAATCGTCCAATTAGAGAGAAAATAGGAGTAATTATTAGCGGACTTCATCATTGTGAAGATTATCAGAAAATGCTTATTACCCTCCTAAGTATCGTAAATAAACAAGATTTCAAGATAACAGTTGACGCAGCAAACGGAGCTGCCTCTTATTTTGTAGGACCAATATTTGAAAATTGGAAGGCCAATGTTTGCTTATTAGCTAATAATCCGAATGGGCTAAATATAAATGACGGAGTGGGGGTTACGCATATGAACTTTATATGTGAAGCGACAATAAAAAACGCCTCAAAACTCGGCATAGCATATGATGGTGACACGGATAGAGTTCTTATGTGTGATTGTAAAGGAAGAATAATTGATGGCGATATCATGCTTTGGATTTTAGCGAGATGGCTTGCATCTGAAAAAAAATTAGGAAGCGGAGTCGTCGCGACAGTTATGAGCAACATGATTTTAGAAGACCTGCTTAAAGAAGAGAATATTAAGGTTTTTAGATGTGGTGTTGGTGATAGATATGTAATGGAAGAAATGCGTAGAACAAAATCAAGATTAGGTGGAGAGCAATCAGGACACCTAATAGCACAAGATTACGCCAATACGGGAGATGGATTATCTTCTGGAATTTTGTTTCTTAAAGCGATAGAAGACCTTGATGAAGATATATCTACGCTTGTAGATAGGTTTGATAGATACCCGCAAATACTGGCTAATGTCGAGATAAAAAATAAAAAAACGATAATGGACAGCTCGAAACTAAAAGTCCAATTAGAAAAAGCAGAAAATATGCTTTTAGGAAAGGGTAGAGTACTACTACGACCTTCTGGTACAGAACCTTTAATTCGCATCTTTGTCGAGTCTAGATCTGAAGAGCTAAATAACAAAATAGCCTCAATGTTAAAAGAAACAATAGAGGCAATTTCTATGGAGAATAATAGTGAAAGTATTTGA
- a CDS encoding TIGR00159 family protein: protein MPFISLRWQDIPDIFIVAFVIYRVLMLLVGTRAMQLLRGLLIIGFIGAIANILELRTLSWIIGKVLGAFIIVIPILFQPELRHMLEELGKGHLWRSDTENKSADIRAEHLTKSLIYCKNQRIGALCVLQRNTSLKEVWRTAIPLKSDITEELLISIFWPGTPLHDGAVVLDQESILAASCYLPLTEKADISRWYGTRHRAALGVTEMTDAYAFVVSEERGEITIAVGGVLSKPLTDNQVRSICNHYFSFEGKKESNFMSRLREEIQHKWPGGNTNE from the coding sequence TTGCCTTTTATAAGTTTGCGTTGGCAAGATATACCAGACATTTTTATAGTCGCATTTGTTATATATCGAGTGCTTATGTTGCTTGTTGGTACTCGTGCTATGCAACTACTAAGAGGATTGCTTATTATCGGATTTATAGGAGCTATTGCAAATATTTTAGAATTAAGAACGTTGTCTTGGATTATTGGTAAAGTGCTCGGAGCTTTTATTATAGTAATACCTATTTTATTTCAACCTGAGTTAAGACATATGTTAGAAGAATTAGGTAAGGGGCATCTCTGGAGATCTGATACAGAAAATAAATCAGCAGATATAAGAGCAGAACATTTAACAAAAAGTTTAATCTACTGCAAGAATCAGAGAATAGGAGCATTATGCGTTCTTCAACGTAATACTAGCCTTAAGGAAGTATGGAGAACAGCAATTCCTTTAAAGTCAGATATAACAGAAGAGCTGTTAATATCAATTTTTTGGCCAGGCACTCCACTTCATGATGGTGCAGTGGTTTTAGACCAGGAAAGTATACTCGCTGCCAGCTGCTATCTTCCTTTAACAGAAAAAGCCGATATATCTAGATGGTATGGGACACGGCATAGAGCGGCTCTAGGAGTTACTGAGATGACAGATGCGTATGCGTTTGTTGTTTCAGAAGAGCGGGGGGAAATTACAATTGCGGTTGGTGGAGTACTCTCCAAACCTCTTACTGATAATCAAGTAAGAAGTATATGTAATCATTATTTTAGCTTTGAGGGGAAAAAAGAATCAAACTTTATGTCACGGTTGCGTGAAGAAATTCAGCATAAGTGGCCTGGAGGTAACACTAATGAATAG